The DNA segment TAGAACCTATAAATAGCCCTATCAGGGTTGCTATCCCCACAGACACAAATCCCACAAGAAGAGAAATCCTGCTTCCATATACCACCCTGGCAAATACATCCCTCCCGAGCGTGTCGGTACCAAAAGGGTGTGAAAATGATGGCGGTGAAAGCACGTTTTTCAAATCGGGTTCAATAGGGTTGTGTAACGATACAAAGGGCGCAAACAGGGCACAAAAAAACATGGGAATCAGTATGATTAAGCCTATCAACGCCAGGTTGTGTTTACCGATTCTTCTTAATAATTCCATTTTCCGTTTTCTACTTTTAAACTATACCCTATGCCCTGTACCCTGTACTTTCTGTTTCGCTTCCTACAGTGCCCACGCCTTAAAACAGGTTGTCTGCGTATTCTTCTTCGCCAGTCCCTCATTGTTTTTTTTACGTTATAGCATTACAACAAATCTCTTTCAATATTTATTTAAACCCTTCCGTTATCAGCAGGAAGGTAAAACCCTTTCCCGTGCGAGGGCATTACAGAAATCCATGCTCGAACTGATTGATCATTCAAATATGACCGACACCGCCAGCGGTAAAATCATTTCAAGCTATGCCCATCCCTTCTTCTTAAGCCCCTTTTATGGTAGTCGGTGATCCAGGTAGTAATCTGAAGTAAAGGAATTATTCAATTCATGTAAATCAGCCCGTATCCTCTCAATTTAAGAATCCTGCTTTTTTGCCAGGAGCTTCATTTCAATGGCTATTTTGAAGAGGATTGTCAGGATTAAGAATCCTATTGCGTATATGCCAAGTGTAATGAGAACTTCTGGTAAGGTGGGCCGGTATTTAAAAATCTCATTTAATGGTGATGGAGTAAATCCTGGAATTAGTAGGTTGAGCCCCTTGTCAATCCATATGGATAAAAATACCATCAAGCACGCCGTTACGAGAATATTTTCATTTTTTCGTGTGCCTGGATTGATTAAAAGAATCAGAGAGATGAACATCAATATAATTGAAACCCACATGTATGGAACAAGCGTCATGTGTCCCTCCAGACCGAACAGGAGGTAATCAGAATGAGCAATATGTTCAGGGATCTTGCTGTAATAGACAGTGAAAAATTCAACCATCAAGAAAAAAACATTTATTAGCATTGCATAGGTTACTATCTGTGCCACTTTTTGAATGGCTTCTTTTCCAGGGTCGAACCTGGTGACCTTTTTTATAATAATACATATGATTATGAGGAGTGCCGGGCCTGAAGCAAATGCTGAGGCAAGGAAACGGGGTGCGAGAAGGGCGGTGAGCCAGAATGCTCTTGCACCAAGGCCTGAATATATGAAGGCTGTTACTGTATGTATACTTATAGCCCAGGGAATGGACAGAATTATCAAAGGTTTAACCCATGCAGGGACTGGTTCTTCCTTGTGTTCAGCGTCAAGTGTATACCATCCGATAAGCAGGTTAAGAATGAGATAAACGGTTAAAACAATCATATCCCAGAACAAAAGCGAACTGGGTGATGGATAGAAAATAACATTGAAGACCCGTGATGGCTGACCGAGGTCTACAAATATAAACATAATGGACATTATCACGGCTGAGACGGCTAAGAATTCGCCCAGAACCGTGATTTTGCCAAACTGTTTGTAATTATGAAGATAGTATGGGAGGACTACCATGACTGCAGATGCTGCAACCCCTACAAGGAAGGTAAAATTTGCAATGTAGAGACCCCATGATACATCTCTGCTCATACCTGTAATACCCAGACCTTCCCGCAATTGTACAAGGTAGGAGATAAAACCGGCAATAACTATAAGGAGTAGCAGGGCTATCCATCCCCAGTATCTTCGAGCACCATGAAGGGCCTTCTCAAGCATATATCCTCACAAGATATAGTAGACTTTCGGTTCAGTTCCCAAATGCGGCTTTCGCAATATGCTGAATTTAGATTTCAGGATTTTTCTCACATCTGAATCTGTTGCATTGAGGTCGCCAAAAATGAGCCCTTTCTCTTTACATGCTTCAACGCATGCAGGCAGAAGATTTTTAGCGAGTCTCTCTTCGCAGAAATTGCACTTCTCCACAACGCCTTTCATCCGGGTGGGAAAATCCATATTGATTTCATTAATAGATGGCCTCGGGTCCTTCCAGTTGAAACTCCTGGCTCCATAAGGACACGCCGCCATACAGTACCTGCACCCGATACACCTGTGGTAATCCATCATTACTATACCGTCTTCCCTTTTCCATGTAGCCTTTGTGGGACATACTTTTACACAGGGCGGGTTTTCACAGTGATTGCATAATACAAGGACACTTCTATTCTTTAATACCTCGTTGAGGGTAGTATATCCCTGCCCACCAAATACCCTCTCAAATGGGGCGTTCCATATCCACTTGACCTCATCCTTCGGATTTGCCAAATCAGGGACATTATGGAGGCGGTGGCATGCATCAATACAATCCCTGCACCCATCCTTTTTTGAACAGGCATTGAGGTTTATGACCATAGCCCATCTTTTTTGTTCCGGTTTTGAAAAGAGACGGAATGCAGGCTGGATCGTCAATCCTGCCAGTGAGAGTCCGGTAATCTTAAGAAATTTTCTCCTGTCCATGCTCACCTAAAGATACGATGCATCATTTGTCTTTCGCCCCTCATCCCTCATTATTGTAAAATTATTCATTCTCAATTCTTCATTCATCATTTAGCGGTTACCCTCGGATAGTTATGGCAGTCCCAGCAATGGGGTTTTACCCCTGCATAGTTGTGGCACTTATCGCAAAACCCCTCTTTATCAGAGTGACACTTTATGCACGTTCCTGTAAGGCCTATCGTATGGATCTTCCCATCTTTCGCCACATACGTTCTGACACCCTGCCTTACAGCTACTTCTTTCCATTTATCAAGCAGTTCCATATGGCGTGTTTTCATGTAAGGTGTAGATTCCACACACTGTTTTTCTGTGACAGGGACTTTTAATTCCGGTACGTATGCCGCCTTTCCTGTAAGCCCGTTATACCAGAGAGGGAACAGTATCAAGATGAGGAAGATTGTAATACCTGTTATTACTTTGACAGTATCATGCATAAATATTCACCCAGAATATCCAATAACCAAATTCCAAGCTCCAGACTTTACATAATTAAATTCTAATAACCACATCTCAATGACCA comes from the Pseudomonadota bacterium genome and includes:
- the dsrJ gene encoding sulfate reduction electron transfer complex DsrMKJOP subunit DsrJ; translated protein: MHDTVKVITGITIFLILILFPLWYNGLTGKAAYVPELKVPVTEKQCVESTPYMKTRHMELLDKWKEVAVRQGVRTYVAKDGKIHTIGLTGTCIKCHSDKEGFCDKCHNYAGVKPHCWDCHNYPRVTAK
- a CDS encoding 4Fe-4S dicluster domain-containing protein is translated as MSMDRRKFLKITGLSLAGLTIQPAFRLFSKPEQKRWAMVINLNACSKKDGCRDCIDACHRLHNVPDLANPKDEVKWIWNAPFERVFGGQGYTTLNEVLKNRSVLVLCNHCENPPCVKVCPTKATWKREDGIVMMDYHRCIGCRYCMAACPYGARSFNWKDPRPSINEINMDFPTRMKGVVEKCNFCEERLAKNLLPACVEACKEKGLIFGDLNATDSDVRKILKSKFSILRKPHLGTEPKVYYIL
- a CDS encoding ABC transporter permease; the encoded protein is MELLRRIGKHNLALIGLIILIPMFFCALFAPFVSLHNPIEPDLKNVLSPPSFSHPFGTDTLGRDVFARVVYGSRISLLVGFVSVGIATLIGLFIGSISGYYGGMIDELIMRFVDLMMCFPTFFLILAVIALLEPSIWNIMIVIGLTNWMGIARLVRAEILSIK
- the nrfD gene encoding polysulfide reductase NrfD, with amino-acid sequence MLEKALHGARRYWGWIALLLLIVIAGFISYLVQLREGLGITGMSRDVSWGLYIANFTFLVGVAASAVMVVLPYYLHNYKQFGKITVLGEFLAVSAVIMSIMFIFVDLGQPSRVFNVIFYPSPSSLLFWDMIVLTVYLILNLLIGWYTLDAEHKEEPVPAWVKPLIILSIPWAISIHTVTAFIYSGLGARAFWLTALLAPRFLASAFASGPALLIIICIIIKKVTRFDPGKEAIQKVAQIVTYAMLINVFFLMVEFFTVYYSKIPEHIAHSDYLLFGLEGHMTLVPYMWVSIILMFISLILLINPGTRKNENILVTACLMVFLSIWIDKGLNLLIPGFTPSPLNEIFKYRPTLPEVLITLGIYAIGFLILTILFKIAIEMKLLAKKQDS